GACGCCGGACGCGCGGGCAGCCACGACGACACAAGCACACCATTGCCAACAAAAAGGCCGTATTGCCATGCCACCTCATCCCTACAGCTTTATGGAGAAGCATAAGGCTGGTTACCTGCACCTACCTACATTTCTAGaacgggagagagacgaaagggaaaagagagagagagaagctcaTAGGCGCTTGGATGGAGATGGCATGTGCACGAACGGCAGGCaatgggggaggaggcggaaaCAAACATGCAAAGCCGGAAGCGATGAAAAGCAGAGCAACGCGAGCCTTGAcgtgcagcgacgcctccCTCCTGAAGGAGCCAAACGTacggcagaggagaacaaagaaaaacgGCACGACTCACAAAAGCGGCCCCCAACCAGCGTCGGTGGCAGCCTACTCATATAAACGCACACTGCACATCAAGGcgcacgaaagagagagggagagggagggagagagctgAGCCCTCTGTGTACAGAAACCCAAGTGGGCTCGGCATACTTGAGGTAATTCGGccgcacctccccccccccccacacacacacactcacataCGTCCTAAGACACAATGCAGGTACCAATGAGTGCGCAGGTAGAAGCCCTCGACTATTTGACGACGGCACCCTTGCGCCTTCGCTGCTCCTGACAGTCCAGAAGAATGCGCTGCACTCGAGCTCGCTGGTGGCTCACGCGCCGGTCGCGCTCTGCACCGCGACCTCCATCTAAGGCATCGCTATCGTCTGTGAACTGTATGTGggctgcgcgctgctgcgcattgGCAGACCCGTCGCTGAAAAGAGATCCTCCTTTCTCCACTTGCTTAGAGTAGGCAGCTTTCTCTAGCAACGATGCATTGCCAACATCAGCCTGCTTGCTTTCCGCCCTATCAACACCGTCCTTCACAGAGCTGCTCACCTCTCGAGATACCCTTCGACTCCGCACGTCTACGGTGACGTCCACCGTCGATGAGGAGTGCTGCCATGACGCTCGCATTCGCTGAATCCGCTCATTCACAAACGGAGAGACGCCGGTGAGGGACGTACCGCTCCTGCGAGCCCGGCAGGAAGGCGGCGCGCACGAGTTGTTAAACGACGCCGAGTCGCTGGGTGACGGCGCAGCGTCCTCTCCACTCATCATCAACGAGGACGCGCTTGGTCCACCGGTCCAGACGCCAGCTCTACTGTCGTCgcccgctgccaccgtgTTACATTCTGCGCCAAAGGCTACCGCATAAGCGCCGATAGTGAGAAGAAGATGCCGGTGTGCCTCGTCGGGTGCCGGCACGGCGGAGGGCAGCGGGATGCGATATGGCTTGAGGTCCTCTGAATCGTTcgttggcagcagcagcggcgtgagGTCAAGAGGCGGCACAAAGACCGTTGGCGGCTTGGCTTCGTACGTGGCCTCGTCTCCACACCAGAGTCCGCTTCCTTCCCATTGgctgtcgtcatcgtcgGTTTCGCTTGCGCAGCCGTGATGGCGCCAGCTGTGGGTATTGCCTTCAGAGCTGCTAACCCCCGGTGTGTCGCAATTCGAGTCTTTCTTCCGGCGTTCCTTTAAGACTGACACGGTCTCCTTGTGCTTTGCCTTCATACTCGTGGACGTCCTTGCCGGCGGAGGCATCTCACGCatcagcgcagcggcggccgtcaTCTTTGTCGGCGTGCTCTCCTTACCTGGCGCCTTGCTGGGCCCGTAATTCTTCAACAGTGCGTTGATGCTCTGTTCGAGTTTGTCCAGCTCGTGTAGCTGGATGTCACCGAGAGCAGCGACGGTAGAGGTGGGGGCACCATCCGCGTCAGCAACCACGGCAGAGGCGGGAGTATGAGGAGGCCACTCTGCATCATCTACGAGAGTGTTGTGGCTTTCAGCTATGTCTTGACCAGAGgggggtgcaggtgctgagGTCAGATGTTTCTCGGACACCATGTCCTTGTCGAAGAAGGGGGTGCACAAGGAGGTGGCACAGCTACTGTTTTGGTGAGAGCAACACGGGTCTGACGATTTGCGGAGAAAGGATGCCTTGGAGACAGGCCTTGACGCATCCAACTCGGGTCGCTGCGCCTTGTTGGTGTCCACCTCCACGTCGCTGGAAGTTCTGCTAGGTCGGTGGTACTTGTCAACGAGAGCACGCCGCTCGGCAAGGCGCGCGTTCTGTTCATTATCGGTCGTCGTGGGTATCGCAGCGAGACCAACCTCCACATCCACTGCTGGCAGAGGTGTTGGCGCACCAGAAGTGGGGCGTGACGACTGCGCCCTGCTTTGGCGAATCCACTGTAGGAGAAAGGTGTACGCATCAGGCTTCCGGTTGACGGAGCGACTGCCCACCAGCTCCTCGTTCTCCGAGCATGGCGATGACTTGAGACCGGTGTCTGCCTTCTCGGCGGCTATCTCGGTGCCGGGAAAAGAGCTTTGATAGTCTCTACCTCCCTGGTGAGCAAAGAAAACGCTCTCACCAGatgtctctgctgctgcctcgtcaCCGCTGCGTGGCGCGTCGTCACCAGTGTCAGGCCCCGTCGCTAGACTCACAACGGAGCTCATATAAAGAGTGCTGAGACCCCCTGGCGTCACAGTACTGGACGCACATGCCGACGAGCGTGCGGACTCGGCTGTTAACAACGTGGCCACAGTCGCGCCCTGCATCAAACTCCATGGAGATATGGAGGGGCTggaagtggcggtggtgtggcgcGCGCTTGGCTGTTCGCAACGAGGGAAAGCCGGCGACACCTCTGCTCCCTCACCAGACGTCTCAGCACGGGCCTCAATCGAGGCTAGCTGCTGGGGAGAGACGCGGCCGGCGTTCAAGGATTCCTGGAGCTGAAGCCGTTGTCCACGACGCTCAAGCACTGCGCGGAAGAGCTCCCGCGCTTTGGCAACGCCAGGTGAcgagaaaggcagagaggccTCCTTTGCGGCCGCTGTAGACCCTCGCGTGGTCTGACGCCACACAGACTGATGCGTCGATGCGCGGTTTGATGGCTGGCGGTTAGCCGGAGTAACGCCTTCAGTCACTCCTGGTGCAAAGCAAGGACGGGTTTTGTGTTGTGTGGATGGCGGATGC
The DNA window shown above is from Leishmania panamensis strain MHOM/PA/94/PSC-1 chromosome 31 sequence and carries:
- a CDS encoding hypothetical protein (TriTrypDB/GeneDB-style sysID: LpmP.31.1230) translates to MSSIPPPLPSRRQGVLNSLQGSAAGSFSPISTRGPLRYHIAYSGSPPQHRTSVLAAAATRPKADAATAEKGAAAFERTDVGPSAFSTGGRRTSLKSPPFVAAAAPSGGATVTRSVLTSGHANSLLLQARAALAKASVARDSVKVDARSDDYNAVPLGEDAHDSRNGLPSSLSQRVEGHEGQGRCEEVGKEEHKSDSGAVPRGESQRTRQATDVYADQPKLSHVPSQLRVEKLLGLAAESAATRRRVGVSAISFDPSSRRALIQDRAAASNPTAITPAIEVFHSRVTSPSRPHFNLPVNCTGHMEAPLCTASDSLKGISVPMPSVRFIYTRSSSSSSNARGSKKSTPLSIPAVKDALGDDVRATAAVSTEPAITTLKVADLADERVTATTTAASTQLSLATQLLLSRSTLSRQHVEGKLRRPSASIPVTLDATCAYARTRTAGPAPQLFSETRDRPTDEKPGEASRRDVEHPVNDALQHTGARDFDEASQSRLQRWRQGQEGNRSKAKYVASINTSTSPTVEGDTTSREMVKNNAGVAPKGDEVKPLPSAPTTVASGQQQERGERGSARGASAATADLVIAPEPPTEEPERQRRRSLPVDAGNTATAPTASESFLLSEAMHSDAAPDSPETELASVDSRRSSKVSMAPRPKLPSTAKSGSVVDECGVAAVRNEEVQASLPAKVSTHAPPHNSPFSCYLTEDPAHRATAEEGAPVDGVSQSLPPPQDSPVSAIAVKPPHPPSTQHKTRPCFAPGVTEGVTPANRQPSNRASTHQSVWRQTTRGSTAAAKEASLPFSSPGVAKARELFRAVLERRGQRLQLQESLNAGRVSPQQLASIEARAETSGEGAEVSPAFPRCEQPSARHTTATSSPSISPWSLMQGATVATLLTAESARSSACASSTVTPGGLSTLYMSSVVSLATGPDTGDDAPRSGDEAAAETSGESVFFAHQGGRDYQSSFPGTEIAAEKADTGLKSSPCSENEELVGSRSVNRKPDAYTFLLQWIRQSRAQSSRPTSGAPTPLPAVDVEVGLAAIPTTTDNEQNARLAERRALVDKYHRPSRTSSDVEVDTNKAQRPELDASRPVSKASFLRKSSDPCCSHQNSSCATSLCTPFFDKDMVSEKHLTSAPAPPSGQDIAESHNTLVDDAEWPPHTPASAVVADADGAPTSTVAALGDIQLHELDKLEQSINALLKNYGPSKAPGKESTPTKMTAAAALMREMPPPARTSTSMKAKHKETVSVLKERRKKDSNCDTPGVSSSEGNTHSWRHHGCASETDDDDSQWEGSGLWCGDEATYEAKPPTVFVPPLDLTPLLLPTNDSEDLKPYRIPLPSAVPAPDEAHRHLLLTIGAYAVAFGAECNTVAAGDDSRAGVWTGGPSASSLMMSGEDAAPSPSDSASFNNSCAPPSCRARRSGTSLTGVSPFVNERIQRMRASWQHSSSTVDVTVDVRSRRVSREVSSSVKDGVDRAESKQADVGNASLLEKAAYSKQVEKGGSLFSDGSANAQQRAAHIQFTDDSDALDGGRGAERDRRVSHQRARVQRILLDCQEQRRRKGAVVK